The Syntrophorhabdus sp. sequence CTTTGCGCATTCCGGACAAATGGTGTGGGTGAACTCCGCCTCGGAATGCTCCCGTATATAGTCCTCCAGCGGCTGCCAGCGGCCCTCGTCATCGCGGATCCTCTTGCAGGAACTGCATATGGGCAGAAGGCCGGCCAACGTTCTGACCTTGAGCAGGGCCTCTTTGAGCTCCACGATAAGTCTTTCCCGTTCTTCCTCCATGCGCTTGCGCTCCGTGACGTCCCGGGCAACGCCCTGGGAGTAAAGGAAATGTTTCCGCGGAGTCGATATGTCGTAATCGGGCACGTCCCATTTCCCGCGGGCGGTGAGCTCGACGGTGACCTGTGCCAGGGAATAGTCCTTTATCCCTTTGTTCTTCTTGACGAGGCGCATCTCCAGCCTCCGCATGGACCTCGAGCCAACACGTCTTTCCACGAAATGGACCGGTCCCTTCCTGCGGTCGTCGGGGTGGACTATCTCGTCGAAGGGCTTCCCCGTGAGCTCCTGCGGGTCGTAGCCGAGCTGCCTGACGGCGTTGGAGATGAAGAGTATCCGCCCTTCCCTGTCCAGGCGATAGATGATATCGGGACTCAGGTCCACGAGCGAACGGTAGTGGTCTTCGCTCAAGAAAAACGTCCTCTCGAACACATTGGATATTCTGCTTTCATTACAGCAAAGTTCATCTGTTCTTTTACGGGCTTACCTGATGTGCCGGGGCGTTCTCGCCAGATACCCCGGCATCACTTTGGGCCAAACGGGTTGGACGGCCCGACGAGATCGCTCTTCTCATCGGTGATATGGGACTGCCTGTCTTCTCGTACCCCGATCGAAAGGAACCCCTGTCTTTCTGACACCAGGAGCCTTCCATTGCGCCCTTGCTGGTCCCTTGCCGTTGTGATTCGTAATTGTATGCAAAAAGCCAGAAGAATGCTATAACAAATAACTTGCTATGGAATACGTATGATTTATTAGTAGTGCCATCCCCGGGAAGGGAACGCCGGATGCCTTGTCGACGGTGACCGGGCAGGCTCATTTTAAGCAAAACTGTAGAATGTTCGAACATTATGATAAGATTCCAGGCTCATCATGATCGTATTGGGAAAGAAAGGGGCGTATGAGGGCCATGCATGATATCACCAAAAGCGGGAGGTCGGAAGACTCCCTTCTCGAAAGGGTACGGAGATTCCGCGCGATATTTGACCACACGTTCCAGTTCATGGGCCTGTTGACGCCTGGCGGCAACGTGCTGGAGGTGAACAGGGCCGCGCTTGCCTTTGCCGGGGTTCGGGAAGAGGACGTGATGGGACACAAGTTCTGGCTGACGCCGTGGTGGTCCCATTCCAGGCAACTGATGAACACCCTGCGAAACGCGATAAAAGAGGCGGCAGGCGGCAGACTCATGCGCTTCGAGGCAACCCATCTGTCGCCGGAAGGCCGTCCCCACCATTTTGATTTCTCCCTGAAACCCGTGCCGGACGAGGACGGAAAGGTCTCCTTTCTCATCGCCGAGGGCCGCGACATAACGGACCGCAAGGAGGCAGAGGAAGCATTGAGAAAGAGAGAAGAGGAACTTCGGTTCAAGACGCGGAACCTGGAAGAGGCGAACATAGCCCTGAAGGCCCTCGCGAGACACATAGAGGAGAACAGGCAGGAACTGGAGAAGAACATCGTCCTCAATCTCAGAACGCTCGTCTTCCCGTACATCGAAAAGATGCAGGTGTCGAACCTCAGTATCAGGCAGAAGATGTTCATGGAGATCATCGAAAAGAACCTTAACGACGTGATCGCGCCCTTCGTAAGGGCCATCGGACATTTCGGCCTCACACCCACGGAGACGCATATCGCGGGCTTGATAAGGGATGGAAGGAAGACAAAGGAGATCGCGGAATCGCTCCACATATCCCGCCGGGCCGTCGAGGTCCACCGTTACAACATCAGGAAGAAGCTGAAGATAAACAGGAGCAGGCACAACCTGTGCGCCTTCCTGCGCTCCATGGGGGGTTGAAGAAAGTTTTGGCCCTTGTCGATTTTTCTATTGACAACTTTCTTAATCTCATAATCTAATATATTATCAACTTCAGAGATTAACACAATAACAGGAACAGTCTGAGTAAGCCAGGGAATTATTGACCTTTTTCGGGGATACTAGCGTGTTTCATCAAATAAACACTGTGGGGAGGTAGTCATGAAAAGGTTTTTAGTACTTGCACTTGCATTGTTCTGTTTTTCATTCTTCTTCTTCGCATCACCGGCAATGTCCTATGACACGCTGAAGATAGGCGCACCGCAGCCCATGACCGGTTCGGACGCCCCCTTCGGGGCGAAGTTCAAGAAGGCCTATGACCTCGCGGTTGAAGAGATCAACCAGGCCGGCGGCATAAACGGAAAGAAGATCGAAGTGGTCATAGAGGACCACCAGGCGAAGAACCCGCTTGCCGCTACCGTCACGGAAAAACTCATCAACCAGTACAAGGTCCTCGTACTGACAGGCGGACGGGCCTCGGGTCAGGCGGTCGAGATCGCCTCGGTGGCCCACAGACTGAAGACGCCCTACGTCGTTGATCACCCTTCGGCGGACATCATAACCGCAAAGGGGTTTGAGTGGGTCTTCAGGAACAACCCCACGGGAACCATCTATCCCCAGGCGTTCAACAAGTTCATCAGCGAGACCCCGGGCGCCCTGCCAAAATCGGCGGCAGTGGTCTACGATAACACCGTGTTCGGGAAATCCATCGCCAATTCCGCCATGTCGTTCCTGAAGTCGAAGAACGTCAAGATAGTCAACGACGAGGCCTATCCCGTCAACACCCTTGATTTCAAGCCCATCATGACGAAGGTGAAGGCGAACAATCCCGACTTCCTCCTCATGGTGGCCGTTTCGACGACCGACGCCATCCTGCTCACCCGCCACGCGAAAGAGATGGGTGTTTCCCCGAGGGCCTTCGTGGGCTTCGGCGGCGGCTTCGGCGTCGC is a genomic window containing:
- a CDS encoding PAS domain S-box protein; the protein is MHDITKSGRSEDSLLERVRRFRAIFDHTFQFMGLLTPGGNVLEVNRAALAFAGVREEDVMGHKFWLTPWWSHSRQLMNTLRNAIKEAAGGRLMRFEATHLSPEGRPHHFDFSLKPVPDEDGKVSFLIAEGRDITDRKEAEEALRKREEELRFKTRNLEEANIALKALARHIEENRQELEKNIVLNLRTLVFPYIEKMQVSNLSIRQKMFMEIIEKNLNDVIAPFVRAIGHFGLTPTETHIAGLIRDGRKTKEIAESLHISRRAVEVHRYNIRKKLKINRSRHNLCAFLRSMGG
- a CDS encoding PAS domain S-box protein, with the protein product MSEDHYRSLVDLSPDIIYRLDREGRILFISNAVRQLGYDPQELTGKPFDEIVHPDDRRKGPVHFVERRVGSRSMRRLEMRLVKKNKGIKDYSLAQVTVELTARGKWDVPDYDISTPRKHFLYSQGVARDVTERKRMEEERERLIVELKEALLKVRTLAGLLPICSSCKRIRDDEGRWQPLEDYIREHSEAEFTHTICPECAKKTYPNYFK
- a CDS encoding ABC transporter substrate-binding protein, with the translated sequence MKRFLVLALALFCFSFFFFASPAMSYDTLKIGAPQPMTGSDAPFGAKFKKAYDLAVEEINQAGGINGKKIEVVIEDHQAKNPLAATVTEKLINQYKVLVLTGGRASGQAVEIASVAHRLKTPYVVDHPSADIITAKGFEWVFRNNPTGTIYPQAFNKFISETPGALPKSAAVVYDNTVFGKSIANSAMSFLKSKNVKIVNDEAYPVNTLDFKPIMTKVKANNPDFLLMVAVSTTDAILLTRHAKEMGVSPRAFVGFGGGFGVADFATELRKLSDNVFSSAAWSGNPNDPKTKAFYQKFEKKYGFHPKEHEVEGYAIIYIIADAMKRTKLTGNLEKDRDLLRQSLLKTNMSTVFGKVKFGNWTGPLGDKYTNQNIYSPDHSVLAQWRDGKLLNVYPKANAEVTAVFPDPSTKK